In the Chromatiaceae bacterium genome, one interval contains:
- the hybA gene encoding hydrogenase 2 operon protein HybA has protein sequence MNRRDFLRASLGGAAAALSSGHAAARPNLEPAPEAVGMLFDSTLCVGCKACVSACKRVNELPPTVLDGDVQYDSAKDLSHQTYNVIKVYTNGQPVTKDAVVDGFAFEKRSCMHCVDPGCVSVCPVTALTKHPRTGIVSYDRDACIGCRTCMTGCPYNVPQFDYGNPFGELHKCQFCNQKGVERIDRGLMTGCAEACPTGATLFGSRSALLEEAKRRMALKPGDTYNYPRGDVRQPDSFHEKAVPVYQQHVWGEHEAGGTNVMHVSAIPFDRLGMPPLGERSHVSISETVQHTLYSYMALPAVVLGGLTWLVKRNTDDEGDDQ, from the coding sequence ATGAACCGCAGAGACTTCCTGCGCGCATCCCTGGGGGGTGCGGCAGCGGCACTGAGCAGCGGCCACGCCGCTGCGCGGCCGAACCTGGAGCCGGCACCGGAGGCGGTCGGCATGTTGTTCGACTCGACGCTGTGCGTCGGCTGCAAGGCCTGCGTCTCGGCCTGCAAGCGGGTCAATGAGCTGCCGCCGACGGTGCTCGACGGCGACGTGCAATACGACTCGGCCAAGGACCTGTCGCACCAGACCTACAACGTCATCAAGGTCTACACGAACGGCCAGCCGGTCACCAAGGACGCGGTGGTCGACGGCTTTGCGTTCGAGAAGCGCAGCTGCATGCACTGCGTCGATCCGGGCTGCGTCTCGGTGTGCCCGGTCACCGCGCTGACCAAGCATCCGCGCACCGGGATCGTCAGCTACGACCGCGACGCCTGCATCGGCTGCCGCACCTGCATGACCGGCTGCCCGTACAACGTCCCGCAGTTCGACTACGGCAACCCGTTCGGTGAGCTGCACAAGTGCCAGTTCTGCAACCAGAAGGGTGTCGAGCGCATCGACCGGGGCCTGATGACCGGCTGCGCCGAGGCCTGCCCGACGGGTGCCACGCTGTTCGGCTCGCGCAGCGCGTTGCTCGAGGAGGCGAAGCGCCGCATGGCGCTGAAACCGGGCGATACCTACAACTACCCGCGCGGCGACGTGCGCCAGCCCGACAGTTTCCACGAGAAGGCGGTGCCGGTGTACCAGCAGCACGTCTGGGGCGAACACGAGGCGGGCGGCACCAACGTGATGCACGTCTCGGCGATCCCGTTCGACAGGCTCGGCATGCCGCCGCTCGGCGAGCGTTCCCACGTGTCGATCTCGGAGACCGTGCAGCACACCCTGTACAGCTACATGGCGCTGCCGGCGGTCGTGCTCGGTGGCCTGACCTGGCTGGTGAAGCGCAATACCGACGACGAGGGGGACGACCAGTGA